A stretch of the Polyangium spumosum genome encodes the following:
- the tnpA gene encoding IS66 family insertion sequence element accessory protein TnpA, which translates to MARRTAKQWGRLVARWQDSGLTAGEFGAKVKVEPRSLHWWRWALRKRGAMREDSTPMLESHPAFLPVHVVERPVAPENAPPAPLGPVEIVVDGRHTIRVGPGFDADTLRRVLDLLGEAESS; encoded by the coding sequence ATGGCACGGAGGACGGCGAAGCAATGGGGTCGGCTGGTCGCGCGATGGCAGGACAGCGGCCTGACGGCTGGGGAGTTTGGCGCCAAGGTCAAGGTCGAGCCGCGCAGCCTTCATTGGTGGCGCTGGGCTCTACGGAAACGGGGCGCGATGCGCGAAGATTCGACCCCGATGCTCGAATCGCATCCTGCATTTCTTCCCGTCCACGTCGTCGAGCGCCCGGTAGCCCCGGAGAATGCCCCGCCTGCCCCGCTCGGCCCCGTCGAGATCGTCGTCGATGGCCGTCACACGATCCGCGTCGGCCCGGGATTCGACGCGGATACCCTCCGGCGTGTG